GTTTGAATTGAAGCCTTGAAGTCTGAAATATTAAGTGACCAAGTTTGGATTGCATTATATTTCCATTGTTGCTTCCTTCTTCACTAAAAGGCTGCCAATTACTGACCATGACACTGCTCACATAACAAGGACCAACCAGCCCATGAACTAAATTCAAGCCACCAATGTATAGATGCAAACCCTAAAATTTCAATGTATCCTACATGTCTCACTAAGTTCTATATGAAAATGTCTCATACAACTCTAAATACTTCATGGCAGAAAAATTCAGCAAGCTAAATCTCCTATTCTAGTGGAAAAGACAGCACTACCTTGTCCTAAAACCTGAGTAGATAGCTTTGTTTCAATTAACAATAGATATCACTCCTTTTTTCTCAAAGCTCATATTTACTCTATGCGATAAAGCAACATGAATGATGATATCCAATAGTTCTTCAGAAACTTTCTTTCACAAACTAGAAGTAAAATTATCAATATCCATAATAACCAATTTGGATATTGCTGATGATGACAGATTCAGCAGTCCGTAGTGTACTGTACACACAACTAACTTTACACCCATAAAGCTCGGAAAAGCATAATGACATACCCCCCAAACAACATTATGGTAGATTTGTAACTTATTGAAATTCAACCCAAAAGTAAGTCATTCTCAAGGAAGCTATAGCATAGCTTGAATCAAGCCACCATTTAGTATCATGATTTTTCAGAAAGAGTTGGCAAGTCCTAGAACTCACACATCAACTTAGAAACTTTCGTTATAAATATAGTAGGAATGGAGAAGCTTCTTCTACATCAGTGGGAATCTGGATTGGAAATAGTATAAACAACACTTTCTAACTCCAAAATAAAGAAGCATAGATTAAAAACAtccattttataatataatatcaaaacctcaacaaaaacaacacatcaactagaaaaatggaaagaaaacaGAAAAACTATAAATACCTTTCTTGAGACCAGGACAATCCTCTTCTCCTTTGAAAACAATTGGGACATCAACTTTCAACTCCGTTCCCTCATCAGCCCAAACAAACACCAAATTCAGTATCTTTCCGGTCTCTTCATCCCTATGTATCTATATCACAACCCCATTTCAAATTAAAAGGAAGCTATAATCTTAAATTAATCCAAAATTGGAAGTAAAGTTATAGCCTTGCCTTGATGGGTAGAACTCTTCTGGAATCAAGGAGGACCGAAGACCCGGCACCGGCGCGGATCTGAAGCTGGAAAGTGGTGGAGCAAAAGAAGGGAAGTTCTACGGACTTGAGAATGGAGTGAATCTGCTTCCTCTCAGTGGTCAACAGCTGCTTTCTCGAGATTGATGGAGAGCTGGGATTTTTATCGAACAGGGGCTGGGAGAAAACCACTGCTGGGATTCTGCCCTGGGCTCTGTCACGAGCCGCAACTCGGCTTCCAGTGTACTCTCGAGGAATTGCTTGGATCGTATGGTAAAGAGAAGACAGTGAATATAATGACTGTTGTCGTTGTGGAGGTGGAGATGGAGATTGACCAACCACCGTTCTGAGACAGCGCCACCACTGGGCCATGGCGTCTCTGGGAGCGTGAAATGGCTGGCAATTGttgttagggtttatgaatTTCGATTTTGGGGTTTAAGGGTATTGGATATTTCATACTTtggggcttttttttttttttttttttttttttcttttgagaaATGGGCTTCTTTCTTTAAAGTTGAGAACAGAACAATGAAGTTGAGATCGACCTACTTCACATTGAATAATCAACCTCTACACCGTCTATACAATAACTAAATTGAATAATTTGCCCAAAAATTGAAGATTCCAAAATGGAAATGGACCCGCTTCACATAATTTGATCTCGATTTGTAATTATTGGGAAACTAAAAATTTATAGTTTTGGAGTGCAAAACAAGGCCAAGTCCCAAAGGCTGAATAAGCCTAACAACATAAAAACTATTTAACTCCTTACCTATTAACCCTAAAAAACAAAAACTTAAATGGGTAATGGCAATAGGTAGCTCACAGTATCACCCAAATGTTATTACATTCAGTAGACTTAGAGGACTTTGGAGACATGACACAAATGACCTCCAAAACATTGGCAAGATGGAATCACATATTTGAGTACAAGAGAGGAAACAAATGTGGCTATGTAGATCTCAAAAAACGACTTGTCAATCATTTATAGCTAAACTGAGTGACCACTAAAGAAGATATCGTCCATTCTTTTTAAAGTTTTAGAATAACCTCCATCACTTTTATAACAACATGACTTATATTCCAATAAAGTTAAATCATCTCTTAATATGCCAAAGAAGTGAGGAGAAACCTACAAACAAGTAGAAGACATGCATATCAACATATTACACTCTCTCTATAgcttatatttttcaaaagtaTACAAACACAAATGTTATATACACACTCGATGGTGGATAAGTAAATCCAAGAATTAGACCTGAGAAGATTAATCTCTTCCTTCTCGTGTTAAAAAACAAAGACAAATTCATTCTattagaagaagaaaaagagaaaaaaaaatggaactGATGACTTTTATTGGATTTGAAGTGacaaatacaaaataaattcaaaaagaaaTGTTTATATAGACTTCTTGATAGCTATTAGTTGCAAATGAATGCACTACCCTTAATATTTCTAAACAAACTTATTAACACGTTTCAACAAATACTTAGAAAATAGTAACAAAACTTGAATCTCTcatcttaaactttaaaactaaaaatctaataaataggAATTACAATCAAAGTAACTCTCAGAGACTTGAATTACTATAGCATTCCCTCCCTTACTTTAAAGAGGTTTTCCATACCTATCATGGGCAAAATTACTTGAACTTGTGCTCAAATAAAACTTTTATAAATACATCTGTTGATTGGTCATCTGtgctgatgtgttgtagttCCATAACTTCTTTATCGACATGTTCTCGAATAAAATGGTGCTTTGTTTCAACATGCTTTGTTGTTACTTACTATATTGGATTCTTAGATGACGCAATTGCTAATTTGTTATCGCAGAAGATAATTATTGTTGCACTTAGCTTTTGCTTTAAATCCTCCAAAATTCTTCTTAGCCAAACCACATGACAAGTTGTAGTATTAGCAGCTACATACTCTGcttttgtgcatgaaagagTTCTGCTTTGATGCTTCTTCAAAGATCAGGAAATAGCCCTTGAACTAAGCTAACAACATAGGCCATTGTGCTCTTTCTATCATCTGAACAAGATGCACAATCACTATCAGTATAAGCAATAAGACTATTGGTTTTTCCTTTTGTATACTTGATGCCAAAATTGAAAATACCTTGAACATAGCGAAGAATTCTTTTTGTTGCACCCATGTGATTCATGCTTGGACTATGCATATATTTAGAGATAAGACTTACAGTAAACATAATATCTAGTTTTATGTGTGTGAGATACATAAGACTACCCACAATGCTTCTAATTGCTTCTCATCTACATTTTCAACTCCATCATCCAATGATAACTTCTCATTTGTATTCAATGGAGTCCTAACTAACTTGCATTTCTCCATATATactctttttaataaattagttgcATACTTtctttgataaataaaaatatcataagAATCTTACACAACTTGAATTCCTAGGAAATAATGCAATGAACCTAAGTCAGAAATCTCAAATGTTTACATTATGGACTGCTTGATGCCTCAACCATTTTAGGTGAATTACCTGTATAAAACAGGTTATCAACTAAGAAATCATGATTCTAACTTTATTAACATAAAGTGTAGGTTCATTAGcacttttaataattattttggatagaataaaaatcaatttgcTATATTAGGCTCTAGGTGCCTGTTTAAGTCCATAGAGTGATACTTTGTACTCTTGCTctttaataataaaactttaaggttacataacatacacatcTTTCACTAAGTCACCATTCAAAAAGGTAGATTTAATATGTAGTTGGTAAATTTCCTAACTATTATGAGCTGCCAATGATAAAAGAGTTCGAACAATATCAAAAGGAGCCATTGGAGtataagtttttatgaaatcaaaaccTAGAATTTATGCATATCCCTTCACAATCAATCGAGCTTTATGTCTTTGTAAAGAACTCTCCAAATTGAATTTGGATTTATAGACCCATTTTATGCTAATTGGCTACTTCCTTTTAGGTAAGTCTAGTAATGTCCATGTCGGTTCTTTTCAATTGCTTTAATTCTTCATTCATGGCAGCACAACAttgttctttttttctttaatgcATCTTCAAAACTAGTAGGTTCCAAGACAAGACCAATGTACTAATATGACTCATatataagcatgacttctttctCTTATTAGCATTAATAATGAAGTTGAGTCTGAAGATGACATATTGTTTTCATCCAAATTGCATGAATTAAGATCAACGGTCTCCAATAGTTGAACATATTGCAAATCAATTTCTTTCCAAAACCAAGcatcattttcattaaaaataacattaTGACTAATAAGTAATTTTCCCGAAATGAGATCAATTAGCCTATAGCTTTTGTTCTCATTATTATAGCCAacaaaactaaattttaaacttttatcaTCCAAATTTTTCTTCAATTCAACAAGTACAAGTACATAAGCTAAGCaaccaaatatttttaaataatttacaatGTGTTTTTGCTTATTCCAAGATTCATAAGGAGTCATTCCTTGCACAACTTATGttgaaaatttattaagtaAACAGTAGCCCCTAAAACTTCAACCCAAAACTTTATAGGTAAGTTCTTACCTTTTATCATATTTCTTGTTGATTCGACAATTGTTCTATTCTTCCATTCAGCGACCTCGCCTTATTGAGGGGTATAGCTAGTTGTCAATTGCTTTTGATGCCGATGCAAAATGCATTTAATTATGTGGAAGtaaattctctaccatgatcaGTTTAGAGTGTTAAAATTAAACTACCACTTTCTTTTCCTGCTATAGCCTTTAATTGCTTAAACTAGGCAAAATCTTTTGAATCCTTCTTTAGAAAATATACCTAATCCATCCTTGAAAAATCGTCAACAAAGAGTAAGAAATACTTACTTCCATTTAGTGGTGGCATTTGCATTGGTTCATAAACATCAATGTGCACCAATATTAATGGTTTACCAACTCTGCATGaatttcctttaaaaaaaactttcaaaatattattttccgcAAATGCAAGCTTCACAAAGTTGctttttagatttaattaaGGGTAGGCCTCTTGCTAACATCTCATTTGGTAACAAAGTTAGTCCAATAACATTCAAATATCCATATCTTTGATGCCAATGCATGAAATTATTACAAATAGTATTGATAGCTTTAACTAATATTTTTGCAAATACAAGTCGAAACATCTAATCACTTGTCATTTTGATTGAATAAACTAGCTTCATGTTCTTTCTAATCATAAATTACGCATTCATCAATATCAAAAATCATATAGTACCCTTTATTTAATAACTAACTCATAATAAATAAGTTTTGAGCCAACTCAGGGAAATACatcatatcatcaacatattttCATCCACTATCTAATGACAATAAAACCATAGTACCAATTCAACatacattaataatatcattattTTCCATCCGTAATACTCATTTCACAAATTCATCAATTTTCATAAAGTATTCCTTATTGCCCGTCATATGGTTACTACAACCACTATCAAGATACCAAATAACTTGAGAATTATCAATACGAGCAGAAAAGcaagcaataaaaatattttctatggaTTTTTCTACTTCATCATGTGAATTGgtgtgatttttctttttaaggcAATTTTCTCAATATGGCCATATCCTTTACTCCTGTAACATTGAATAGTTTTATCTTTGCTTGACTTCTCTTTCTACTAACAGTCTTTTTCATCATGATTTATGCTTCCACATTGTGAACAAAGAGGAAAGTTGGCTTTGTCACTTTGTCCTCtacttcttcctcttcctctgcctttgCCACTGCTATGGCCACGTGACTATCTACTATGAGTTTGATTTGAGTTTCCATGCCCCGAGTCAAATGATTTTCCTTTAACAACCaactttaattaaaaagaagCTCATGTTGTCTTATTTATCCAATGctcatattgtaatacccggctagactccggtatcggaattcctaccgtccggtggaatctcggatgtcgaaaacctctagaagggtaaaatcatatttttataaaatgttttcatgtattttatggttttaagtaagaaagaaattgagttttgaatgaaaaagaccatagagggaaatccaggttcggccgccgaacctcatgttcggccgccgaatatgcatgagttttggagtcacctttggcttctgaatgtggcctggccagccacctataaaaggccccatggcagaaaatgggcgagttttctcccctattttcggtcaacggtgagtccatgcccttccatggttggttttgatgattttcctcaaatctttcaagttttaacaagtgtttacttggtttttgaagtttttggagctaagatcaagttgtggagcttggagacccaaggagctagatttctcctatctccaagttaaggatcgtttctcctctcgatcttcaagaggtaagcttagatcctacccttcttgtatattttaaacaagttctatgaaggtttatggggtagaaatgcatgtttaagttagttgtttagtgttagggtttatgttgagtttatgtaTAATGTGGGTATGCTTTGTGTTGTTGCtgggggtttaggatagtttgagacccctatatgcttggttgtatgtgtatgcatgttgtagaatagttaaatgcatgtttggaaagtttgggaggcataaatgcattgtGGAGGcagagttctgccactttggaagaactcaggtttggcagccgaaggcattttcggccgccgaacctgcctgtggtggcatgtttggccgcctaagcttgcccccgaaagtttggactttcggctctggagggcagtttcggccgccgaacctgccgccgaacatgcatgagtttcggatctggagagaacttttggccgccgaaggtgccgctgaaagtgcatgactttcggatctggaggagggttcggccgccgaaggtgccctgttcagccttcctttgcctgttttgcatgaatgttttgaggtattttagggggtttttggggagttgcttagAGTCATGTTCGTCTATGTttagtctctcatttgagtccacctgtgtaggttcggacccgaggaaccgaggaccctagcagtgagtcagctgctacagagcagatcagagtcagccagaggtgagtagaactaaactatgtttaaaataatgaaagtttttagcatgtttcgtgcatcatgaataccacgtttatattaggttgtattgcattagaattcacgaagatgatgcattgtatcctttgttgttgatgtggatagatgttgaatgacccattagccctcaatatgtatgatgattaatgaaagtccaaggctgcccatgtccacgcatcctggcatttatttatgtatgatgattacTGAAAGTTCAgagctgcccatgtccacgcgtcttggcattgtGTCATACAACATTATCCATATCTTGTCACAAAATAAATTGTagctaaaaatagaattttggtGGCTAGATGCTTTTGCCACAACATATTTTTCCCGTGACATGCCGTAACTAGAAGTGGCGTAACTAAAGTTTAGTTACAGGATTTACCTGTGTTGtggctaaaataaatatttatagtcacactttttatttaaatgaagcaaaaatattgccattaaaaataaatattgtgtCTAGTTATTAGCCACGAGAATGGAATATTTGTAACCACATTTTCTTTTTGCCACAACAACTTTTTTTTGTAAGTGATTTTGCTATGATTAtgttacaaaaataataatgtggcaatttaaacttatgtatagttacaaatttaattttatggctaacatatctaaatttagccataaacttaattgtatgacaaaaaatatttactattagtcacatttaaataattataaggcaagaataaaatttatagccACAAAAATAAGAAAGTGACAAGTTCTAGTATAATTGttacacttaattttattttataactattgaataaagccacaaaattattaaattagaagCTATTCTAAATATAGTACATACAGctactattaattatttgtagctaaaatgtaatatttatttaatttattattatttaatgggattatattataatttactattacatatgttatttatctattaataattttggtaaaatttataatagaatataaaatttatataaaaaatttagctaaaatttaaatttataaaataattatatattaatattaagactcaatcagaatgacaattataaaataacaataaatttaatccaaaataactaatatccaaaataaactaatttaagtcATAAAGCAATCATACTAAAAATacttgaaattataatattatactaacactaatattaatatctaaattttctaaaagtaGTATTATAAGACTGCTGGCTgcttcaaaatccaaaacttcAAATATACTGCAAATCATCCTCCAATTTCATCATCTTGGGAATCCTCCATAGgctgtataaaattttatttgaaaatattaataacaaaattatataaaataaataaggttcatactagttatatagcttacaaaaattcttatattagaaaaaaaatgaaacttagtttttaatcacttactgatgcaatattattgtttttttctAAAAGCATCTTGAATTTCTGCTCCCATATTCTATTCATCTCTGCAAGTTTCTCATCCATTTGCTTCTTAACATCATTTACTTGCTCACTTGCTTCTTTTTGAATTTGTTGGACATGCTCGTTTGCTTCTCTTCTTGAAGTATCAAGTTATCTAAGTAGTTCTATCTTTGTAGGTCTAACACCAAAATATTCCGTGACATTTTTTCCAGGACCATAAGTACGTACATAACCATTTTTTTCTGGCCCAAGTACATCAGCAAACATAGCATCATCATCCAATGAAATTTGTCATTCTTCTCGTTGTTTCTTTAGTTGCTGAAACTTTTCCtatagagatatttatatttattgatattaaaaaaatcaaaatatagcataaaatacataataaataaataaaacatatgtAAAAAGTATTACAATGGCTTCTTATGATATTGGATCAATTTCTttgccttgctttctctttctggaTTCAAGAAAAAGCTCTAAGCGGgtgtttttccattttttttcttctgttcaaataaatataacaattagtattagtttatcatagatctatatcaataaaaatttgagtTCAAGCAAAACCAAACTTTCTGTAAAAGAGTCAATTGACTTAACTACAAATATGCTGCAGATAAACAAAACTTGTATAAAAGAGCTAACATTTTTACAGCTAATGATATCAATTCAAGcgttaaaattcataatattgTTGATTATTATTTACTCTACAAGTTTGGATGCTCATAGGGTTGACCAATCATAATTCATTCctatatttagaatattaaacaTGGTCAAATTCCACCATTAAATGAGTGAGTTATTAATGGTGTTTGCTGTCTAATCTAATAGTACTAAAAAATTGCCATGTTTAACTTTAATGAGCATAAAGAAAAAGGGGATTTGTTTTGATGTGGGAAATGAAGGTTAATAACGGCAATCTGAGTCTAATTAGgcatttatagaaaaaatagtAAATGCCATATCAAAAAGTTCTAACAATCATATGAACTTCAAAaggcattattatttttttttttttgataaaaatagctTTTATTAGAACTTTGAGAGTTATAGCAGAATACAAAGAATAACAACAAGCAGCTAGCTTATACCATTATAGGTTGACCAGTTCTTGATTGTTGAGCTACTAAAAAGAATTTGGATTAAGGAATAAGGAAAGCTAGGCACATCTTAAACCAAACAAAAGATCCATAAAAGATCAAATCATAAACTTTCTCAAGCTCTAAACTAGAATTATCAAATactattttgtttctttctaGCCATAGTCCACAAAACActataatactaataaaataaaaataaactcataCCATATGATCTCTCAGCCGAGTAAAGCTTTTTGTCCCTGTGTATGGCTGCATAGAACGCTTGCATCTATTTGTCTTATTTTTGTTGCTTCTCTCCTAAagaaaaacaatgaaaaattttcagaatttatgTTAGCTAACAGAAactgaattcatataaaataaattattaaattttacacgAATTTTTAATACCTTAAATGCATTTTCTGTCCAAAGATTAACCAAATACTTCCAATCTTTTACATCCATATCCTTAGGCTTGTTTCGGAGATGAAGTGAATAAGTTGCCTTTGAATCAAAGTACTTCCAATCTTTTACATCCATatcctttgttgttgatgtggatggatgttggatgacccattagccctcaatatgtatgatgattaatgaaagtccaaggctgcccatgtccatgcgtcctggcatttatttatgtatgatgattaatgaaagtctaGGGCTgtccatgtccacgcgtcttggcattgtgtgatgattaagaggaagtcctgcggagctccgtcgagggccgggcacattggaattAGAGGGTTattagtgacaagtccatccgtgatgtgaattgtatgtgttgtgatgcattccatgaaagcatgacttatgataatgttttatggttctgttCACTggactttttagctcaccccattcctttaacccccaggtgtgcaggtacggaatagaccaggatgtcagcaagagtaaagtcatgtttatgtaatagttagatgtggacataaaaatgttgtaatgtaaagtgttgaacagtcatgtaatgtaatgatgatattgaggattagaattgtgcttgaccctagtatgtatggttaatcccttttgtatacatgatctatgtaatgttttatgttaaccaagcttaatgtatgatatgttacgccgttggagcatttgatgagggctccagtgtgaggtttatgtttatgaacatgagtatgcacaggttaagcttggtgaaatgaaagaaaaagtttatggttttatgtatatgtatgatcatgtatgggatttaacaggtatacaggatgtatgttaggcttgctacgagtctcgacgaccttaagtcgatctggatcctagcgctggtagcggttcggttttcgggtcgttacacatatgACTGAAAAGATCTATTTAACTCGTGAAGAGAGTAATTATTGAGATCCTTTAATTCTTCAATGGCAGCAAT
This genomic interval from Manihot esculenta cultivar AM560-2 chromosome 12, M.esculenta_v8, whole genome shotgun sequence contains the following:
- the LOC110627306 gene encoding 50S ribosomal protein L25; translated protein: MAQWWRCLRTVVGQSPSPPPQRQQSLYSLSSLYHTIQAIPREYTGSRVAARDRAQGRIPAVVFSQPLFDKNPSSPSISRKQLLTTERKQIHSILKSVELPFFCSTTFQLQIRAGAGSSVLLDSRRVLPIKIHRDEETGKILNLVFVWADEGTELKVDVPIVFKGEEDCPGLKKGGHFKRVRNSLKFLCPADQIPANIEVDVSNIDIGGRVLMRDIEFHPSLKLLSKNEELPICKIVAIKSENPEPVQV